The following proteins are co-located in the Flavobacteriales bacterium genome:
- the msrB gene encoding peptide-methionine (R)-S-oxide reductase MsrB, with product MNWADVIRYATNGNLTPPRRVEKTEEEWREQLSEEAFRITRQKGTERAFSSEVCSRLEPGIYACVCCGTELFDASEKFDSGTGWPSFTRPIEDNVIAHHKDTSYGMTRVETTCNVCDAHLGHVFPDGPAPTGLRFCMNAVALKKVEDQ from the coding sequence ATGAATTGGGCAGATGTGATACGCTATGCCACCAATGGCAACCTTACTCCTCCGCGCAGAGTGGAGAAGACAGAAGAAGAATGGAGGGAACAGCTCAGTGAAGAAGCTTTCCGCATCACCCGTCAGAAAGGGACAGAGCGGGCCTTCAGTTCGGAAGTGTGTAGCCGTTTAGAACCGGGTATCTATGCCTGTGTGTGCTGTGGGACGGAACTCTTTGATGCGAGTGAGAAATTCGATAGCGGTACCGGTTGGCCCTCATTCACCCGACCCATCGAGGACAATGTCATCGCACATCACAAGGATACCTCCTATGGGATGACCCGTGTAGAGACCACCTGCAACGTCTGCGATGCCCATCTCGGTCATGTATTCCCCGATGGACCTGCACCCACCGGACTGCGCTTCTGTATGAATGCAGTCGCTTTGAAGAAAGTAGAGGATCAGTAG
- a CDS encoding SRPBCC family protein, whose product MKFLKYLLFTVLALVLIFFLIGFAKPAVNYGSKVTIDRPVEHVWAVSQDEDLYSEWLEGFQSMERLSGNYMEPGSTYRIIVNPGDGQEDFEMIETLVSIEENEHVEMHFDSEMMDFEQVMTFEEENGKTTVTTDSKVMGKGIFMRSMFATMEMLGGAFTQQEQKNMEALKALAERS is encoded by the coding sequence ATGAAATTCCTGAAATATCTTCTCTTCACTGTACTGGCCCTCGTACTCATATTCTTTCTCATCGGATTCGCAAAACCAGCGGTGAATTATGGTTCTAAAGTCACCATCGACCGTCCCGTGGAGCATGTATGGGCCGTATCTCAAGATGAGGATCTCTACAGCGAGTGGCTCGAAGGATTCCAGAGCATGGAGCGTCTCAGCGGCAATTACATGGAGCCGGGAAGTACCTACCGTATCATCGTCAATCCGGGAGATGGTCAGGAGGATTTCGAAATGATAGAGACGCTGGTCTCCATAGAGGAGAACGAGCATGTAGAAATGCACTTCGATAGCGAGATGATGGACTTCGAGCAGGTGATGACCTTCGAGGAGGAGAATGGGAAGACCACCGTAACCACCGATTCCAAAGTGATGGGCAAGGGCATCTTCATGCGGTCCATGTTCGCTACCATGGAGATGCTGGGTGGAGCCTTCACCCAACAGGAGCAGAAGAACATGGAGGCTCTCAAAGCCTTGGCAGAACGCAGTTGA
- a CDS encoding DUF2188 domain-containing protein, protein MADIRDASFWQKLLEKIIKVLTRNLGKRKESQRHQHVVPHEDGWAVRGEGNSRITASYEYQDDAIARARRIAKNYGSDVVIHGRDGRIRDRMSY, encoded by the coding sequence ATGGCCGATATCCGTGACGCATCGTTCTGGCAGAAACTCCTGGAGAAGATCATCAAGGTCCTCACCCGTAATCTGGGTAAGCGCAAGGAATCCCAGCGTCATCAGCACGTAGTACCTCATGAAGATGGATGGGCAGTGCGCGGAGAAGGCAACAGCCGCATCACGGCCAGCTATGAATATCAGGATGATGCCATTGCCCGGGCCAGGCGTATCGCCAAGAACTACGGAAGTGATGTGGTCATACACGGACGTGATGGACGCATACGCGACCGCATGAGCTACTGA
- a CDS encoding N-acetyltransferase, with amino-acid sequence MSTSDTDRQIIHDEQAKRFILPVNGKQAFINYRVKEGVLHLTYAETPYELRGQGIGHELAEKTFQYLQDHNMKAVPICGFIRRVQRSSNAWDDVFS; translated from the coding sequence ATGAGCACGAGCGATACAGATAGACAGATCATCCACGATGAGCAGGCCAAGCGATTCATACTCCCTGTGAATGGTAAGCAGGCCTTCATCAATTATAGGGTCAAGGAGGGAGTACTTCATCTGACCTATGCAGAAACTCCTTACGAGCTACGCGGACAGGGGATAGGACATGAATTGGCGGAGAAGACCTTCCAATACCTACAGGATCACAACATGAAGGCTGTGCCCATCTGTGGATTCATACGCAGGGTCCAGAGGAGCAGCAATGCCTGGGATGATGTGTTCTCATGA